Proteins from a single region of Catenulispora acidiphila DSM 44928:
- a CDS encoding nicotinate-nucleotide--dimethylbenzimidazole phosphoribosyltransferase: MDAPENPTPESADQPEPSVAAAETENLAEATPADDAAEVAESAEVAEVAEVAQAADSTADADANADADAATDAVTDAVTDAATDADSTVATEAAESGDTAEATDTPAGPEPLNLDKLADQAERPDEAARDEMRTRLAGLAVPAAGLGRLEELAIWLAGARGSGLARPVERARVVVFAGDHGVAAHSVSATASEQTQAVTAARVRQIEDGGGAVGVLARLHGATVRVIDISVGSPSGSIDREDAATREEIEEAFRLGMSIADAEADSGADVLIPAMVGVGGSTVASALSGILTGKDAAAVTGRGSGIDDTAWMRKCAAVRDAMRRGRPVLGDHLELLTKVGGRDFAALTGFLLQAAIRRVPVLLDGVTTTACAMLVQRIAYRAPQWVLAGALSPEPAHKAALDRLSLEPLVEGYDVRQAEGALGLLALPMLKAAAALATELSTFAETGIPEPTLRSRI, translated from the coding sequence ATGGACGCGCCCGAGAACCCCACTCCCGAGTCGGCCGATCAGCCCGAGCCCAGCGTGGCGGCGGCTGAGACCGAGAACCTCGCCGAAGCCACGCCGGCCGACGACGCTGCTGAGGTCGCAGAGTCCGCGGAGGTCGCTGAAGTCGCCGAAGTCGCTCAGGCGGCCGACTCCACCGCTGACGCCGATGCCAACGCTGACGCCGATGCCGCCACCGATGCCGTCACCGATGCCGTCACCGATGCCGCCACCGACGCCGACTCCACCGTCGCCACCGAGGCCGCCGAATCCGGCGACACCGCTGAGGCCACCGACACTCCCGCCGGGCCCGAGCCGTTGAACCTGGACAAGCTCGCCGATCAGGCTGAGCGTCCGGATGAGGCGGCGCGCGATGAGATGCGTACGCGGCTGGCGGGGCTGGCCGTGCCCGCTGCGGGGCTGGGACGGTTGGAGGAGCTGGCGATTTGGCTTGCCGGCGCGCGCGGGAGCGGGCTGGCGCGGCCGGTTGAGCGCGCTCGGGTTGTGGTGTTCGCCGGTGATCACGGGGTGGCGGCGCATAGCGTGTCGGCCACGGCGTCGGAGCAGACTCAGGCTGTCACCGCGGCGCGGGTGCGGCAGATCGAGGACGGCGGCGGTGCGGTCGGCGTGCTGGCGCGGCTGCATGGCGCGACCGTGCGCGTGATCGACATCTCGGTCGGCAGCCCGTCCGGCAGCATCGACAGGGAAGACGCGGCGACCCGCGAGGAGATCGAGGAAGCGTTCCGGCTCGGCATGTCCATCGCCGATGCCGAGGCCGACTCCGGTGCCGACGTGCTGATCCCCGCCATGGTCGGCGTGGGCGGCAGCACGGTCGCCTCGGCGCTGTCCGGCATCCTGACCGGCAAGGACGCGGCGGCTGTGACCGGCCGCGGCTCCGGGATCGACGACACGGCGTGGATGCGCAAGTGTGCGGCGGTCCGTGACGCGATGCGGCGTGGACGCCCTGTCCTCGGCGACCATTTGGAGCTGCTGACGAAGGTCGGCGGACGCGACTTCGCCGCGCTGACCGGTTTCCTGCTCCAGGCGGCGATCCGGCGCGTGCCGGTCCTGCTGGACGGTGTGACCACCACCGCCTGCGCGATGCTGGTGCAGCGCATCGCCTACCGCGCGCCGCAGTGGGTGCTGGCCGGCGCGCTGTCGCCGGAGCCCGCGCACAAGGCGGCGCTGGACCGGCTGTCGCTCGAGCCGCTGGTCGAGGGCTACGACGTGCGCCAGGCCGAAGGCGCGCTGGGACTCCTCGCGCTGCCGATGCTGAAGGCCGCCGCCGCGCTCGCCACGGAGCTGTCGACGTTCGCCGAGACCGGGATTCCGGAGCCGACGCTGCGGTCGCGGATCTGA